TCAGGTTGCTATATCAACATGgctttatataatgtataaacaTCAGAAATGTACTTCTCCAAGTTCTAGAGGTTGGGAAGTCGAAGGTCAGGGTCTTAGCAGATatagcatctggtgagggcctgatCTTCACAGAGGGTGACTTCTTTGTGTCCTCCATGATGAAAGGGTGGAAAGAAAAgctctctcgggctggggatgtggctcaagcggtagcgcgctcgcctggcatgtgtgcggcccgggttcgatcctcagcaccacataccaacaaagatgttgtgtccaccgagaactaaaaaataaatattaaagaattctctctctctctctctcccccctctctcttaaaaaaaaaaaaaagaaaagctctctCAAGCTtcttttataaaggcactaatcccaCAAGAACAAAGCCTTTATGACCTAAAGGTTCCATTTCTGATTGCTGCCACGTTTGGTACTGGGATCCAACATACGAATTTTGGGAGGATACCACTATTCAGATCATAGCACATTGTCTTCTGGCAGTGAGAAGAACCAGGTTTGTAAAGATTTGGGTTAAATGGAAATTGTTGTAAACAGCTTCTGGGCATTGAGAAAACCTACTGGTTAGGGCAGAGATCAATATGGCAAACTTGGGTTTGAAGCATGatggtattttggtcatagaaCTTAATGCATGTCTGAAACTTGTCCATCAACATGAGGGAGATACATACCCAAAGACCAATGGCAAAGGAgagtaaaaaaaattgaatttctgtGTTCTCATTTCTGGTGTTGGCCCCAAATCCCCGTGGCCTTTAATCATGGCAGATTCTCCTGGGTTACCTTCAAATCATTCTCTTGTTTCTATTTTGGAAGGTTCAAAGAGCATCAGACTAAACTAAGCCTTGAAATCCAATCTGTTTATTTAATCCCATCTCTATCAATCTCCTTAAATAGTCCCCCTCTAGTCTTGCTACCATGATGGGAGTAGAGATCATTCCAGTACACCTGTGAGCACCCAGGGGCACAGCACCAGAGAAAAGCAGACGGCAAGAGAATGCACGTACCCTCCCAGTGTCAGCACTGATATGGTTAAGATGATGTTGTTAGTGGCACCAGACCTGGTAGAAAAGCTCCCAAAGGTGAGAAATAAAAGTGCACCCTGGTTTCTTACTATTAGTCTTTGGGACTATGTCATAGATATTCTTAAACTGCCAGTTCTCCATTCCAGTAATACAGAAATGGAaatcaggagagggagagagggaaagggagagggagagggagagggagagggagagggagaggaagatggagagggagagggagatggagagggagagggagagagagagggagaagttCAGTAAATCAAACAAAGGtgaacaaagggaagggaggggtatatgaataggaaagacagtaggcGGCTCTGATTTCTGATCAATTCTTGTATATACATAACCCAAACTCCCTTAATATCAAGATTAttcaacacacagacacatacttGGGAAGATTAAGGAGAATTCAGGTGTTTATGCCTCGTTGACTATTGACTGTCaagagaaggagatggagagggagagggagaggaagagggaaaaggagagggagagggagagacagatgcacacacacacatacacacctaaacactttccttttttaatatttattttttagttgtagttggatgctatacctttattttatttatttttatgtggtgctgaggatgaactcagggcctcgcacatgctgggcgaatgctctaccgctgagccacaaccccagctcccctacACACATTCTTTACTGTAACATTATCTTACATGGATGATTCCATTAGTTAAATAGGGGCAGAATCTTGATATTTGCTATAGTTTGCATGAATATTCCCCCAAAAGTCCATATATAAAGACTTGGCTCTCCGGGTGACTGTATTGGGTGGTgctttgagaggtggggcctatgGAAATTTTTTAGGTCATTGAAGAGATGCTCATGAAAGGGGTTGTGGGACCCCATCCATTCCCACCCTCTCCTTGGATTGCATATGTGAGCATTTTGCTCCAACATGTAGTCTCTGCCATTTCCACCCAAGACATGAAGTGAGGTATTCAATGGATGACTTTCAACAAACCTGTGCTATTCTGTTTGCACTTTGAAGctccaaaactgtaagctaaATGAGCCCTTTCTCTTTATAGAGTTAATTACCTCAGGTGCTGTGTTGTAGgtatgcaaagctgactaatgctATATTTGATTGACCAGACTTTGGAGAGGATCAGAAAGGCTTTTCAGATCCTCCAGTTAGCAGTGACAAGGTCAAGAGTGACAAGCTCCCTCTAAAGGGCAATGAGCAACACCTTCACTGATCATCCTCCTCTGTTCCATTACAGGATGTGTGGCAGGTTCCTGAGGCAGCTGTTGGCTGAGGAGAGCCAACATTCCACCCCTGTGGGACGCCTCCTGCTTCCTGTTCTCCTGGGAGTCCGTCTTGTGCTGCTGGCTGCCAGTGGGCCTGGGATCTATGGTGATGATCAGAGAGAATTTGTGTGTCACACTCAGCAACCAGGCTGCAAGGTGGCCTGCTACGATGCCTTCCACCCACTCTCTCCACTGCGCTTCTGGGCCTTCCAAGTCATCTTGTTGGCTGTGCCCAGTGTCCTCTATCTGGGCTTCACCCTTTATCATGTGATTGAGCACTGGGAAGAATCAGAAAATGTGATGAAGAAGGAAGAGATCCTGACCCACATAGGGGACAGCAGCAGAAGGGTCTCTGCGGCTAGAAACCTCAAGCTTCTCTGGGTCTATGTGGCACAGTTGGGTGCTCGGCTGGTTCTTGAAGCGGCATCCCTGGGGGGGCAGTACCTTTTGTATGGGTTCAACATTCCCAGCTCCATTTCATGTCGCCAAGAGCCTTGCATTGGCAGTGTAACCTGTAATCTGTCCCACCCCTCTGAGAAGACCATCTTCCTAAAGACCATGTTTGGGTTCACTGGTCTCTGTCTCTTGGTTACTCTTTTGGAGCTGGTGCTTCTGGGTTTGGGGAGATGGTGGATGATCCTGAAGCACAAATCTTCCTCCTCAACTTCAGAGAGTACTACAAGATACAAGGAACCAACTGGCAACTTCCCAGTGGTGGAAACAAAAGAGCAGTTTCTAGAAGCAGGTGAGAAGGACCCTAAAGACCCTCTCACTTCCTGTCCCTGATGTCTCCGTCTACCTGGGGGCAAATCCTTCACCCTTCTGGGAAGTACAACTTCCATATGTTCCAAGTAGATAACCAATTTTCAGGCAGATGAGTTATGACCACTGCCCTCAAGTCCATCCCCCAGTGCCCATCCCCATCAACTGGAGAATTCCGCCCATGGACCAGGATGCGAGTACCAGTCCCTTCTACTGCCTGCCCTTCAATTTTCCTACTTAGGAAATGTCTCAGCTTCTGCTTGATCTCTAATTTACAGTTATAAAGGCACTTGGCTTGCCTGAAGGAAACCCTATGATTAGATCTTCTTTGAAGCATTCAGTTAGTGGGGATTCACATCCATGACAAGTTAGAGGCTCTCGAAGGATATCAAAGGACCACATTGGCCCAGGCTATTGAAAACATTACTTTAAAGAATTCCTGACTCTGTCTTCTTCCCACAATTACCTGGTGTCAGCATCACAATTTTCCTGGGTTTGGTTCCAACATCAGCCAGAAAAAGCTTCCTTAAACCACAGACTTCTCTTGCCATCCTCAATAAATACTGATGACTATTATTGGCATTCCTGTTGCTGCTCTTTCCTGTGTCAGTTactccacttattttttttctgttccatatTCTGTGCTCCTTCTTAGCTTCAAAGACCTATCATCTGTGAATGCCACCCAGCCCTGCAGCATATGTCATAGTTAGAAACTTTGGCCTTCCAAGTATATACATAACCCAAACTCCCTTAATATCAAGATTATTCAACATACAGACACATACTTGGGAAGACTACCGAGAATTCAGGTGTTTATGGCTCGTTGACCACTGATCATTGATGGCTCtgatttcgtgtgtgtgtgtgtgtgtgtgtgtgtgtgtattatttatagttttttgttttttaaaattatttttaattttctttagtgaatatatatatatgtatatactattatatatattagttgtagatggacacaatacctttattttttaatttgtttttatctggtgctaaggatcaaacccagtgcctcacacatgctaggcaagtgctctaccactgagccataacaagcctctattttcttcatttttattttatttttaaaatttatttattttttttaagtgtgttaCAAAATTTATTGGTGTAAGCATCCAGACACTTCCAGATGGGAAAGATGATGATATGCAGATTCCGCTATGAGGTGCAACAGAAAATCGTGTGGGCAGGACAGTAGGCCTGGTGCAGGACTCCAAACAAAGGTTAGACAAGAGCACTTCCTCTGGGAAACtcagaataataatttaaagctTCATGAGGCAAGATATGTCTCGATTTAAAACACTAAGAAATAGTACCAtcgatgaaaaaggaaatcaacTTCTAAGTGTACCAAAAGGGGTGAAGGACAAACAAGAGGGACATTTGCATCTGTCGAGGTACAAATGGGAGTGTTCCATCGATTggtgttaattattattaatggCAAACCctgcaaatacaaaataaaacccaaatcaCTGGTCACATGATTCAAAATTTACATGTAATAAAGGCAAGGCAATAGACTCAAGTTATGGCCTGTCAAATATTTACTCCACGGACCTTACCTACAGAAGCACTTGGCCGATTTGTACACAGTGATTCCTTATCCACGCCAAAGGGGTTTCTGTAAAAATGACGCTATGTACAGTCTGTACACAGATCCACCAGCGATTCTCCATCTCCCGGGGGAGTTATGGACTTAAATAAAGCAGGATACCTGAGGTTTCATGTCTTTAGTTGCCTTATCACAATCCCAAATATACACTTCAGGggttttgttttcaaagacattttCCTTGAATATGTGCACtatggttaaaattaaaaacaataaaaaaacaaaataattgcttGAAGGAGCTGGCCCTCCCCACCCCATGCGAGAGACTTCATCAGGCTGTGGCACAGCGAGGGCTGAGTGTGTCCTTGGACGGCTCAGCCTTGGGGGTGGCCCTCTGTGGCGCCTCCTGCAGAGTCGGCAAAGGTTCTCCTTTCAAAAGGAGGAtgcaaaagaaaggaggaaaaacaaaaccccagagGCCAAAGGGTTTCAGTGGGACGAAGTTCCTGCACCACTTAGAGAATATCTCTGCAGCCACTGCACCAGCTGGGCCACCATGGTGTTGGAGATCCTGGAGCAGCCTCTTCTGCCAGGTAGATggcccctcccagctcctctATGGACCCCAGGTTCCCTCCACATGCTTGGCTCTTCTCCTTCAGCTCCGCAagcagaggagaaataattgttGATAAACACTGAGAGAAAGGCCTCTTGGGGATGTCTTTCATCTTGTTTCTCACCAAATCCGACTGCTGAAGAGCTCTGTTCTCAAGATTCTTGGGATCCTTCTCTCGGATTGTGAAGATCCAGTCCCCGGAGTCACTACCTCCAGATGCCTGGCCATCTGTTTCCGCCTCGGAGTCCTCAGAGCTGGAATCGTCCTGGCTCTGCTCGGCCTTCCACCGCTTGTACCTGTCGATGAGCTCCGTCAGGTAGGATGTCTTCTTTGCATTGCGCATTATGAATTTGTGCTTCAGCAGCTGCTTAGCAGTGGGTCTAAAGCTCGGCTCCTTGTTCAGACAGGCCTCCACGAACTCCTTGAGGGGTTTGCTGTAGTTCccttccagtgtgtgtgtggggggttgtTCTTTGGAATCAGGAATAAAACCTTCATGGGATGCAGCtctgaatgggggggggggctcccctTTCGCCAGTTCTATAGCTGTTATACCCAGTGACCAGATGTCTGCCTTCCAGTCGTAAGCTGACTGACTGTTTAATGACCTCGGGCGCCATCCAGAAGGGGGTGCATAGGAAGATGTTCTGCTTTATCTGGGTATCTGTCAGCTGGCCCGCCACTCTGAAGTCGTCCAGCTTCACCTCTCTATGCTCCACAGCAGAACACTGGCGGCTTTGATGTCTCTGtggattttcttctctgaatGAAGATCATCAAGTCCTTTCAGAATTTCTCTTAATATGGTGGCAATCTGAGTTTCATCTAAAGGGCCAGGTTCTAATAGATCCAGGGCAGAGCCTCCGCCAAGGTATTCCGTTATTATTCACAATTTAGTATCCTTCAAGTAGGATCCATAATATTTGGTTACATAGGGACTGTCACACTGACT
The sequence above is drawn from the Urocitellus parryii isolate mUroPar1 chromosome 9, mUroPar1.hap1, whole genome shotgun sequence genome and encodes:
- the Gjc3 gene encoding gap junction gamma-3 protein; translation: MCGRFLRQLLAEESQHSTPVGRLLLPVLLGVRLVLLAASGPGIYGDDQREFVCHTQQPGCKVACYDAFHPLSPLRFWAFQVILLAVPSVLYLGFTLYHVIEHWEESENVMKKEEILTHIGDSSRRVSAARNLKLLWVYVAQLGARLVLEAASLGGQYLLYGFNIPSSISCRQEPCIGSVTCNLSHPSEKTIFLKTMFGFTGLCLLVTLLELVLLGLGRWWMILKHKSSSSTSESTTRYKEPTGNFPVVETKEQFLEAGEKDPKDPLTSCP